A segment of the Corylus avellana chromosome ca2, CavTom2PMs-1.0 genome:
CTTTTCTTCAATAgtatagttgaaaaaaaaaaacatacatgtCAAGACACCAGCTAAAATACTTGTCTTCTTGGAGAAATCTTCACTTACTTTAATATAGAccttaagacaaaaaaatacccatatttccaaaaacaaaatacaagttttgcACTATGCTTAATATCCTCCATCCTTCCATCGTCTTCTTCAATAATATATGTAGTTGggggtaaaaaaaaacatacatgtCTAGACACCAGTTTCAATACTTGTCTTCTTTGAAAAATCTTCACTAACTTTAACATAGACCCAAGTACAACAAATACccatatttccaaaaaaaaaaaaaaaaaaaaatacaagttttGTAGTATGCTTAAAATCCTCCGTCCATCCTCAAAAATTACCCAAATTAATTCAATATGCTGAATATTTTATAATGTGATGTTTAATTATCCTGCAGGGATTTGCAGTGTTGACAATACAAGCTCACTATCCCAAGCTAAAGCCCCCACCTTGCAACATCTTTGATCCAGCTGCTAGATGTGAGAAAATTGGTGGTGGCAATTCTGCAGTCCTCTTTGTTGCCCTATATTTGCTGGCTGTTGGTTCTGCAGGAATCAAAGCTGCATTGCCATCACATGGAGCTgatcaatttgatgaaaaagaCCCAAAAGAGGCAAGGCAGATGTCCAGTTTCTTCAACTGCCTTTTACTAGCTGTGTGTGTTGGTGGTGCTGTCAGCTTAACTCTAATTGTGTGGATCCAAGATAATAAAGGATGGGACTGGGGCTTTCTGATCTCTTCCATTGCCATATTATTGGCTGTGATTATCTTTCTCGTGGGATTGCCAATGTATAGAATACAAATTATTCAAGGAACCAGCGCCATCATTAGTATTATACAGGTTTGTGCTTTTGGTTTTGAAGCTATTAGCGACCACAtctagttttgagttttgaagcTATTAGTAACGACACTAAACATTATTAGCGACGACTTTTGTTGTCATATTGAAGTCATTATAACCAATATTGACCGAGCATTTGCGATGACTTATTAGCGACAACTTTTAGACTTTTAGCCCGATCATGATTAACTTTTTTTGGTGCATAATAAATATCTTCCTTTTTCTATGGATATTTCCAAATATGCACTGGTCTAATCCTAAACAAGGATTTAAATGCATTGATCAAggttaatttatttactttcgtctctttttcttttcaggtGTATGTTGCAGCCATTCGCAACAGAAATCTTCACCTCCCTAGGGACCATACGGAGCTCTATGAGATTGATATGGACAAGGAAGCTGCTGTGGAAGCAGAATTTTTACCTCTCAGAGACGTTTTTAGGTTCTATCAGAATCTTTCATTTgcaccaaattttaaaaatgggtAGAATCTGGACAATATATCATTGGGCACATGTTCCTACGGgtgtcaattttttacacgacccGCAAATCTAAcacaaacccaatacaaaattagctgGTTAGAGTTCAagggtttgacccgtttaattaattaaatatgttaagttaagtttgacttatatatatataattttatattcatatctCGATACGACCTGAACCCGACAAGCAAACATGAATTGCCACCCTCACATGCTCCTGTATACATTTCATTTCCATTAAAATTCATGCTATGATCCAATGCAGGTGTTTAGACAAAGCAGCCATCCAGCCAACATCTACAGGGCAGGATGGTAAACCAGATGCTCCAAATCCATGGAAACTTTGTAGGGTCGCTCAAGTGGAAAACGCCAAGATACTACTAGGCATGGTCCCAATTTTTTGTTGCACAATAATCATGACACTTTGCCTTGCACAGCTCCAAACCTTCTCAATCCAACAAGGTCTCACCATGAACACAAGCGTCACAAAATCTTTTCACATCCCACCTGCCTCCCTTCCTATCATCCCAATCGTATTCATGATCGTCATAATCCCATTCTATGACCAGATCTTCGTTCCCTTTGCGCGAAAATTCACCGGCATCCCAACCGGGATCACGCACTTGCAGCGCGTCGGAGTCGGCCTAATTCTCTCATCCATCTCCATGGCGGTGGCTGCTATActtgaagagaagagaaaaggtGTAGCCAGAGACCATAACCTGCTTGATGCAATCCCAGTTGTGCAGCCATTGCCAATCAGCACATTCTGGCTATCATTTCAGTACTTCATATTTGGAATTGCAGACATGTTTACATACGTCGGATTGCTTGAATTTTTCTATTCAGAGGCACCAAAGGGCCTTAAATCCATCTCAAGTTGCTTCCTCTGGAGCTCCATGGCGCTAGGGTATTTTCTCAGCACCATATTGGTGAAAATAGTTAATGGTGCAACAAAGAATGTTACAAGAAGTGGAGGTTGGTTAGCAGGAAACAATATCAACAGGAACCATTTAAACCTCTTCTACTGGCTACTTTCTATATTGAGCTTGATCAACTTCTCAATCTACTTGTTTGTAGCTAAGAGGTACAAGTATAGGCCTCAGAATTCTGTGGACTCAAATGAGAAAAACGTTGGACTTGAGCAAAAGATAATTTAGTCTTAAGTGCTGGTGATACTACAAAGAATGCAAATGATGATTTGGGGTTTTCTATTTGACATGTAATCTTgcctttgtttgcttgtttttttcttctctagatTTAATTTGATGATATTGTAGGGGGGTTTGGGACATGCATGTATTTTGTTCATGATCATCAATGAACTTCAAGTGTGGCATATATAGTGCATTTACTTTCTCAAGAATTTGCTTTTCTATAACTTTATAACCATTGAAATTTGGACAACAAAACATGTCGATTAAAGAGTCACAAACTAGAAGAGATTGTCTGACATTTCCGACGTGTAACCTACTTCCGTTTCAATCTATCTTTACCTGAATGAAGCAACGGATCATAGATTCACATGAGTACACAAATCTGACAGACATGTCAAATGTTGCCACGTTGCGCCTGTGTCATCATACATGCTTGTTTCTTTGATTGGTGGGCTGATAAATATTGTCCCCCATattcaagaagaaaaagcaaGTAAATAAAAGATGAATACTACTATTCATATTAGAATTTCACACCAACTTTACATCGTGTTTAAATGGATTTTCGTGTCAagtatttaatataaaataaaaaatattaaccatTTAATATAAAGCTGATATAAAAATCTAGTGTGAGGAATACCGTTACgctaataaaattaaaaggaggcatgcttttaatttatttccatAGGTTGGAATAAGCTTTGGATTTACTTCATCACTTTCAAGTGGGTTGGCTACCTCTCACGAAGGTACAACAAATTAAGATGACAATATGCCCACCAACACCACCAATATTctaccaaaaggaaaaaataagagGATGATGCTCCCCCTTGGCTTTACGAAATTGAAAAATCTCACTAGAATACAATCTtgaacacatttttttttttttttttaaattggcagaaataaaaaattatgagcaaCTTCTCAGAGTTCCAAGGATTCATATcgtgcatgcatgcataaatattcctctacttttttattttttattttttaaataaagtcgAAAGCAAAATTACTTCATGTTGTACAAATtaaaaagcaacaacaaaaaaaaaaaaatacaaaatcagtcccCGTGATTTActtaatttacaattaacttcATGTGGTATCGAAATAAACTCAGAGATCTTTgagatatgaaaaaaaaaaaaaaaaatagtttctaTAGTCAAATTCCGtctaataatttaacatatttcatTATTAGTGCGACACTTACTTAATTAAACAGAACACATGTCATAGTTTTGTTGGCTCTAACGTTTCACGTTATCGAAATCTGTTAAGTTAGTAGACATAATTTcactgtaaggactaaattatttttctggCATACTTCagagacctttgagttcattttaaaacCATAGGGAGTTCAATGCAAATCAGGCAATAAATCACATAgactgatttttcatttttccctaaaaagtATCATAATTAATTTACTAGTATTAAGCATTCAAAAACCCAACCATTTCTTGAAAGGCTCCTCGGAATCTTTCTCCCAGAGAGACGGCAATTAATTTTCAGCAAAAGACAAACAAGCATAATTCAGGATGTTTAGGTCATAGGAATTggtcaatatatatacaaatgaaCCACAATCTTAATTAGCACCAAGGACCAAAAGTGTACTCTAGCTAGTAGCCATGGTCTTTTGTTCTTCCATCTCTTCAATGTGTCTTCAcatattattttcttgttttagccTTAATCAACtatctttttttggtttctttgtaGGAGAAGCCTGAGCTCGTTGCAGGAAAGGTGGATTGGAAGGGCAAAGCAGCTGTGAAGAACAAACATGGAGGAGCCAGAACAGCTTTGCTCATACTAGGTAAAAAAtctaacttatatatatagtttgcaTGCAGGGTGGTTGTTTACATACATATCTAGTTACAACTCTTTCTCATCATCAGCTTGTGAAACTAcaggaaaaactttacttaattACCACTCTTGATCTTTCATCGTTTTTTCAATTAtatccttaaactttaaaaagtatcaatttaatgtatccatctttcacttttttttcaatttcatcaatccattaggattttccattaaatcatgtcaaaatttcaaaaataccctatttttttttcatagattCTGGCATgggtatttttactttttcaaattccgttaaatccttgtgatttttcttttcctacaaAAAAAGGAGGGGTATTTTTAGAATTGTTACACTCCTCCGATCCGCTCAGAGGATTGatacttttaaaagtttaaggatATGATGATTACAAAAGTGACAAAAGATGAGGGatgataagtgaagttttcggGAAACTATATTTAGAATCCATATTACAACATCCTCATGAGCTTTGGTTAAAGCAGCTTTCCATGGATGTTGTTTTACTTGTAGTGACGTTTGGTTTTGAGAACATCTTGGCATTGGCGGTGAACTTGGTTACATACTTCAGTGGGGTGATGCACTTGGAACTTGCCGATGCGGCTAACCAACTGACCAACTTCTTGGGCGCCATGCACATTCTCACCATTCTGGCAGCACTCCTTGTAGATGCTTATACCGGCAGATTCAGAGCTGTTCTCATTGCAGGATTCCTGGAGTTTGCGGTATGCTTTAAATCCTCCATCCATGCACCCTCATCATCTCCctcaataaaaataactattataGGTGAATGATTAAAAGTTATAACTCAAAGTTTATAcggaaaactttacttaacgTCCTGAACTTTcattacatttttaatttattgtatcgaattttttatattttacaatttCTCCAATCcattaaaattttctattaaatacTAACGGACGCCATcgaaattaccaaaatattcctgattttatttttttaaaaaaataagaaaataaaagaaaaataaaataaaataaaaatctttgaCACTACCCAGGGCAGCTAGTTCCTAATGTGACCCATGGGTCAAGTTTGACttttaattaagggtaatttgaaattttataaaattttcatggTTCATTTCATTCGTTTGTCATATAATTTAACCCTAAACCCAAGAAATGCtaaaagtcactcttgtgtcctttttgtgtcactctaaaaatgatgtggcttataaaatcatcattatgattataattgatcaaatagtaattttagaagccacatcattcttggagtgacacaagagtgacttctagcattactcaactcTAATAGGAGGAGTACATATATTTTCTacaagtcactcttgtgtcattctaacaatgaagtgatttttaaaatcacaatttgattaaaattcaataatgatcaatcacaagcccaatagtaattttaaaaactacatcatttcTGGAGTAATGAAAGTTcaaagaaatttatattttatcttcAAGAAACGGAGACGGTCTCAAAATATATGCTAaatatttgtgtatatatatatattgttttttaatttttgcaggGATTTGCAGCATTGGCACTACAAGCTCACTATCCCAGGCTCAAGCCCCCACCATGCAACATCTTTGATCAAGCTTCTAGATGTGCGAAAATTGGTGGTGGCAATGCTGTGGTCCTCTATGTTGCTCTATATTTGCTGGCTGCAGGTTCTGCTGGAGTCAAAGCTGCATTGCCATCACATGGTGCTgatcaatttgatgaaaaagaCCCAAAAGAAGCAAGGCAAATGTCCAGCTTCTTCAACTGCCTTTTACTAGCAGTGTGTGTTGGTGGTGCTGTCAGCTTCACACTAATTGTGTGGAACCAAGATAAGAGAGGATGGGactggggctttgggatctctTCCATTGCCATATTATTGGCTGTGATTATCTTTTCCACAGGGCTGCCATTGTACAGAATTCAAATTATTCAACGAACTAGCTCCATCATTAGTATTATGCAGGTTTGCCAATCAAATCTTAGACCCTTCTGCTAGTTGTACCTAAAGAAAAGTTGGATCACCTTTTTCTGTGCTTATGGTGTATTTGCcattgcgatttcatagacaaaaagtgTGATTATAAAccaaattgcagaaaattgattgtttgggattatctgcattttcaaatcatagGTAAACTATGATTTTTAAGGCCAAACATTGAGTTTGTCAAACgcttaattgcgtttttaaaaatcactttttcaaATCGCGCTTTTTGAAATCGGAAACCCAAACGGATTGTTAATCAATATCTTCCTTACCTCTATAGATACTGCCAAATATGTGCTGGTCTAATCCTAAAACAAGGGTTTAAATGCATGGATcaaagttaatttatttactttcttctctctctcttttttcaggTATATGTTGCAGCCATTCGAAACAGAAATCTTCACCTTCCTGAGGATCATACAGAGCTCTATGAGATTCATAAGTACAAGGAAGCTACTGTGGAAGCAGAGTTTTTACCTCACAGAGATGTTTTCAGGTTCTATCCCAATCTTTGATTTGCACTAAATtagttggtaatttttttaagttacaaCTTGGAAACTTGATACaaacccaacacgaaattagttGGTTAGGGTTGAACGGGGTCTGACTTGTTTAATATAATGGATTATATtaggttgacctatatagttgttgaaaattggaaacTACAAACCCTAAGAGAGAACAcggaaaaggaagagaaacaTACACTTAATTAATGGAGCACTTTGTAATCTTTTATTCAACTTGATAAAATAACGTGCTTacatgggtatttataggatacaaatgattcttctaattttttcacaTTAACTTCATTCATTTACATCTCATATAATTCTTATGTAACTCTTATGTAAAATAACTATTGAAATACCAAAAGACATAACATCTTCAAGTTACTTGGATATGAAATATGAAAAGActcaaataaatgttattaaaattaagtttattattcaacaaTAGTCTTATACATATCCTCAATGCGATCCGAACCTAACATGCAACATAAGAGCTGACCATTTTTTATATGACCTGCAAAACCCAATACAAATTTAGTTGGTTAGGGTTGAAGGTtctgatctatttaattaaataggtcggaTTATGATTAACCTacatagtcttatactcatacttCAATAAAATCCGAATTTGACATACAAACACGAATTGCCACCCCTTAAGTAGATGTTCCTATTTCCTATACATTAACTCATTTCCATTAACATTCATGCTATGATCCAATGAAGGTTTTTAGACAAAGCAGCCATCCAACCAACGTCTACATGGCAGGATGGTAGAGCAGAGGCTGCAAATCCATGGAAACTTTGTAGGGTGACTCAAGTGGAAAATGCCAAGATACTACTAGCTAGGCATGGTTCCGATTTTTGGCTGCACAATAATCATGATACTCTCTCTGCCTTGCTCAGCTCCAAACCTTCTCAGTCCATCAAGGTCTCACCATGAACACATACCTCACAAAATCTTTGCACATCCCACCTGCCACCCTCCCTATAATCCCAATTGTGTTCATGATCATCATAATCCCTTTCTACGACCAGATTTTTGTTCCCTTTGCACGAAAAATCACCGGCATCCCGACAGGGATCACGCACTTGCAGCGTGTTGGAGTTGGCCTAATTCTCTCATCCATGTCCATGGCCGTGGCTGCAACTATTGAAGTGAAGAGAAAAGGAGTAGCAAGAGACCACAGCATGCTTGATGCAATCCCAGTTGTGCAGCCATTGCCCATCAGCACATTATGGCTATCATTTCAGTACTTCATATTTGGAATTGCAGACTTGTTTACATACATTGGGCTGCTGGAATTTTTCTATTCAGAGGCACCAAAGGGCCTTAAATCCTTCTCAAGTTGCTTCCTCTGGAGCTCCATGGCGCTAGGATATTTTTTCAGCACCATACTTGTGAAAATAGTGAATGGTGCAACAAAGAATGTTACAAGAAGTACTGGAGGTTGGTTAGCAGGAAACAATATCAACAGGAACCATTTAAAACTCTTCTACTGGCTGCTTTCTATAGTGAGCTTGATCAACTTCTCTATCTACTTGTTTGTAGCTAAGAGGTACAAGTACAGGCCTCAGAATCCAGTGGAGTCAAATGAGAACAGCACCAAGGCATGAGCAAAAGCAAATTTAGTCTAATTAAAGTGGTGATACTGCAAAGATTGCAAATGATGACTTGGGGTTTTCTAatattctactttttttttttccttttttttttcttttttttttttttttcttttttgcctttttttagGGGGTTCGGGACATGCATGTATCCTATTCATCAATGAACTTCAAGTGTGGCATGATGCCAATGCATCTATAATTCCCCcccacccaaaagaaaaaaaaaatgaaaaccaatgcattctaaatttcttttcttccttattactataattattgttataataatgataatgataataacaaatttaaaaccTTTTGTTTGATGAGTTGTTTGATATTGCAATTTATATCTGGTACCCACATTTAACCTTTAATttgagagaaattttatttatcagACTTTCGTATAGCTGCAGACAACCATGCATGATGTTGTGATAttgaaaatcaaccattgaatttttattttcttttacaattatTGATTCAATGGTTTATTTCCACTATCATATCATCATAGTTAGCATTACTAAGAAAATTATACAAATGAAATTATGAACATTTTTGGGATTAAAGAATGAATGAATCTCGTCTCCCCTTCCTTTCCTTAATTTGTTTtgctcattaaaaaataataataataatgaatgagtctCATTGGTATTAGCCATTTTTCAGATTGAGATTCTATGCAATATCTAGGGTATGCATTGCATAGAATGTGTTGTAAATGTACACTAgcttgtgaggtttgtgtcaTACATtgtaaagtataaaaaaaataattagtaattaatatacctaagtggatcTAAACCCAACTTAGGATTTTGGACTAGAAGTATTGTCctaattaatatgtatattaacttattATTGTTGAACTCCTTAGTGTCTCTCTCCTTCATTCTCTTGGAGTATGAGTAACACTCTTGGTTTGTAAAGGACTTATGCATGAAAggagttgggtcaatgtgaaaGATTTAATGTTAAACGTAAAAGCCAGactcttttttctattttgcttATGTATCATTAATGATAcataaccaaaaaacaaaaataaagaaaatagatttTAAAAGGGATCTAAATTTTCAGTAATTTGCTATttgaattactaataatttagatattaaataaaaaagaatttatataAAACTCACatgtccaaataaataaaataaataaatagaccGCTCAAAACTTACTTAACGAGATAAATCCcacaaaaattttctcatatttattattaaattgttaaacaaaatactaaattagtccctagggtttcacaactttattttttcccccctgggttttcatttttatcacaggaggtccctgtggttttgataagtgaccaaattagtccatccgttagttgaccgttagttgaccgttagttgaccgttaaactgacacgtggaccaataagatgtcgacacgtggcacatatattaatttttttttaattaaaaaaaatgtttttttttaaaaaaaaaattaaaaaaaatatattaaaaNNNNNNNNNNNNNNNNNNNNNNNNNNNNNNNNNNNNNNNNNNNNNNNNNNNNNNNNNNNNNNNNNNNNNNNNNNNNNNNNNNNNNNNNNNNNNNNNNNNNCGGATAAGTGTagtttcctcttcttttttttaaacctAGAGCAGATTGGTGAATAATAGATTGAATAGCAGATATAGCGGAAGCTGTTGTATAATTAGTGGAAGAACAATCCAGATGTTGcctttcccttcttcttttccGTAGCATCTTTGTACATTCCTATCATATCGTGTTTCGGATTGATCACATACATTGGTGCCTTTATATACAACACAAATATCAGAATGCAATCTTGAGATTAATCTTCttgcaaatttttctttttcgtatAGATTTCAGAGCTAGCAATTGGAAGAAAGTCATTGCAATTGGAGCCGTAGTTTTCGCAGTATGtgttatttttatgattttgggCATTCTTCAATGGAAAGGCAGTTCGGGAGGCAAGATATCAAGAGAAAAAGGTAATAAGTACTATGCAAATCTTGATGTagaaaggattaaaaaaaattcaatttctcCAACTATATGAGCAGTCATTTCATGTATTGTGTTTGAAGGACTCAATACTCTATTGCAGACTTCTAatagacttttcttttttttttttttttttgctttatgcCTAGATGAGGAATTAGCGATCCAAACTAGAACCATGAAAAGCAGCTACATGATTGCGTAGAATATGAACCAGTCGTTATAATTCTTTTTGAAAAACGTCCAATGACCCCAAATAACAACTAGAAGGGGATGAATAGGTGTTTGGAGACGATCACAACCAACAAAAATATCCAAACCACAATaacaatcaccaaaattaaACTAAGGAGTAAAGAAATAAGACACAAAAATTTTTATGACGAAGTGGAAGccttttgaaaaattattcaaaagtaaaaccactctTGAGGCAGCTAACCTCAGGAAACTTATCCACTATTGTAGAAAAATTACAATAAGTTTATACTTACAAAACCCTTGTAGTTAAAATTTGACCTGTACCCAACAAATGACTTGTTCGTCTTTTATCGAAGTAGCTCTAGAACTCTGGCCTTTCTTCTATAACATTTCCTCTACAACCAAGAACTCTAGTGGCTAAAGTTTTTGATCTGTGTGGATTAATGTAATAGAGAGATTTCAAAATCAAAGCATAGGAAGATAAATTCACTCTCTAAGAACAAGCTGCCTTGGACAAAATGATCTCATTCAAACGCCATTCAATCGAGGTTGCAAACAAGCTATCTTTTCCTTCACTTTGAACCAAGTTTTTGACATCTTTTGAAGACCAACTTCAACCTCAAACCTAGACTTACAACATAACAAGTTTTGACATTGAATTTGCAACATGAAACCTAACAGTACGTGAAATTAGAGTGTTGCATTTTCAACTATCTTCGTAAAGGAGCTCACCAGTTTACTATGTAAATTTTAGTTCATtgcttatttttaaattttaattgatGGTGCTGTTTATGAGAGCAATGATTAGATAGTTAAAGCTCACTACTTGGGCATAATATATCATAGAATCAGTCCATTTCAAGTGTGGGAGAGGAAAATGGGTAATTGACTTTGAGTTGATTTGTTTTCACATATCCGCAAAGTCGTATAAGATTGAGCTTTTTCGTAATAATTGGAGTTGGTGTCTTTTAGTTGCATTTCTTGGTATGGTTCTCTAAAACATCATCTAATTAATCTAGAGGCACTCAGATACAAAATtaaatagtttaatttttttctaagatTCTGTCAAACATCTTAGGCTCATTCTTTTGACAGAATTGAAAACATTGGATCTGCAAACTGGTTTCTTTACCTTTAAACAGATCAGGGCTGCCACTAACAACTTTGATGCTGCAAATAAGATTGGGGAATGTGGTTTCGGATCCGTCTACAAGGTATCCTAGATTtcatattctttctttctctttctctttttattttatctcctatttttgtgaatattttgcatgcacgttcttatttgttttctcTCATATTGGTAACATAAATTATAGGAAAGTCTTATGTGAATACTTGAAAGTATGTATTTTAAATGCAGGGTATACTATTAGATGGTACTATAATTGCCTTTAAGCAACTTTCTTCAAACTCAAATCAAGGAAACCGTGAATTTGTGAATGAAATCAGCATGATATCTGGTTTACAGCACCCAAATCTTGTTAGACTTTATGGATGTTGTATTGAAGGGAATCAACTATTTTTGGTATATGAATACATGGAAAACAAGAGCCTAGCACCGTAGCACGTGCTTTGTTTGGTAAgcataatgtttttattttagtattttattttgacTTGAAGCATAAGTTGATGAATTCCCAATTGGACTATCTACAAAATATGCAGGTTCAGAGGAATACCGCTTAAAACTAGACTGGCCTATGAGGCAGAAAATATGTCTTGACATAGCAAGAGGTCTAGCTTTCTTACATGAGGAATCAACACTAAAAATTGTTCATAGAGACATCAAAACTACCAATGTGCTACTGGATAGGGATCTTAACCCAAAGATTTCTGACTTTGGTTTGGCCAAGCTTGATGATGAGGAAAACACCCCCATCAACACCCGAGTTGCGGGAACAACGTAAGCTACCTTTTTCCCTCTTTCCTTCAATGTGGAGTCTTTCTGTAATTctattcttcattttcttttggcctCCCAAGGATTAAGTACTATTGACATCCTGGATTAAGTATTTGGTACAATTTCTACTTGTTTGCTGCTTACATTTGCAACTCAGCCATGCTTATATAGGAAAATTCATAGCTACATGAATTATATATCTACCAGTATTCATGCTTGGCAAACTTGCCTAACTATCATATGCCTCAATCCTTGATGTATCAAACAATCAGCTCAATTtcctcataaaaataaaattgatggatacaagaaagcaaaaaaggaaaaaaaacaaacaatttgtcTATTAGACTATTAACACAAACGCTC
Coding sequences within it:
- the LOC132169367 gene encoding protein NRT1/ PTR FAMILY 4.5-like, translated to MMQLFWVLVVFVLFWLYPAVETLGPFLVSVLDSDLDNAFTDPAFFEWLLLFLYGDLDKFALICVPIAFVSALCNHLEGPEKLELVEGKVDWKGRAAVKNKHGGAKTALLILTTFGFENTATLALAVNLVTYFNGVMHMELADAANQLTNYMGTSYILSIVAAVLADTYIGRFKAVLIAGCFEFAGFAVLTIQAHYPKLKPPPCNIFDPAARCEKIGGGNSAVLFVALYLLAVGSAGIKAALPSHGADQFDEKDPKEARQMSSFFNCLLLAVCVGGAVSLTLIVWIQDNKGWDWGFLISSIAILLAVIIFLVGLPMYRIQIIQGTSAIISIIQVYVAAIRNRNLHLPRDHTELYEIDMDKEAAVEAEFLPLRDVFRCLDKAAIQPTSTGQDGKPDAPNPWKLCRVAQVENAKILLGMVPIFCCTIIMTLCLAQLQTFSIQQGLTMNTSVTKSFHIPPASLPIIPIVFMIVIIPFYDQIFVPFARKFTGIPTGITHLQRVGVGLILSSISMAVAAILEEKRKGVARDHNLLDAIPVVQPLPISTFWLSFQYFIFGIADMFTYVGLLEFFYSEAPKGLKSISSCFLWSSMALGYFLSTILVKIVNGATKNVTRSGGWLAGNNINRNHLNLFYWLLSILSLINFSIYLFVAKRYKYRPQNSVDSNEKNVGLEQKII